The nucleotide window TGCATCAAGTGCATCAATTTCAACTTGTCTGATTTCTTGATTTTTACCATCACCTAAATATTTCATTCTTCCACCTGGATATGCTCTTAACATATATAAGAAGTTTTCAGTAAAATATTTATTTACATCTGGATAAATTAATGGAGTACCAATAGAATTTCTATATGCCATTGCTGCAATTGTAGGCATTTTAGCTAAGATTCTTCTTCTCATCATTTTAAATTGTTCTTCATCTTCTAAATGTAAGTGATCTTTATAAAATGCTGCTAATGCCATAGTAGCTGCTCCCATCGTTGCCATTGGGTGAGCACCATCTGGTAAAGCATCGAATAATCTTATAATTCCTTCATTTAAAAATGATCTATGTCTGATTTCTAAATCAAAGTTTTTAGAAGCTTCAGGAGTTGGAAGTTTTCCTCTCATTAATAAATAAGAAACATCTAAGAAAGAGTGTTTTCCTGCTAAATCAGCAATATCATATCCTCTATATCTTAACTCAGAGTTTTCACCATCAATAAATGTGATTTTTGATTCACAAGAAGCAGTTGAAGTATAACCAGGGTCATAAGTAAACATTCCCGAATCTTTATAAAATGTAGAAATATCTACAACACTTGGTCCTCTTGTACCATCAATAATATTATACTCATATGACTTACCATTTCTATTGTCTGTTAATGTCATTGTGTTTTTTGCCATAATTACTTTTCTCCTATAATAAATTAAATTTAGTTTTTTAAATATGTTTTAAATTCTTCTGGGAATTTTTTAACAATACTTGAAATAATATCTTTTACTGCTGGTGCAAAAACACAAATCGTTTTTCCATTCATAGTATTACATACATCAAGTATAGTTTCTAAATCCCCAGTTGAACCATCACCACTTAAGATTTTTTTTAAAATCTTATCAATCCAACCTGTCCCTTCTCTACAAGGGGTACACTGACCGCAAGACTCATGGTGATAAAAT belongs to Arcobacter defluvii and includes:
- a CDS encoding citrate synthase, yielding MAKNTMTLTDNRNGKSYEYNIIDGTRGPSVVDISTFYKDSGMFTYDPGYTSTASCESKITFIDGENSELRYRGYDIADLAGKHSFLDVSYLLMRGKLPTPEASKNFDLEIRHRSFLNEGIIRLFDALPDGAHPMATMGAATMALAAFYKDHLHLEDEEQFKMMRRRILAKMPTIAAMAYRNSIGTPLIYPDVNKYFTENFLYMLRAYPGGRMKYLGDGKNQEIRQVEIDALDAIFTLHADHEQNASTTTVRNVGSTEAHPYVAIASGISALWGSAHGGANEKVMDQLKLIGDVKNVPTYIAKAKDKNDPFRLMGFGHRVYKNRDPRAETLKGLQDKLREELNLDSKLLDVAAAVEEAALKDDYFKERGLYPNIDFYSGVILTALKIPVEMFTPIFVIGRTPGWLSQWSELKQDPKHKIARPRQLYTGN